The Pseudanabaena galeata CCNP1313 genome includes a region encoding these proteins:
- a CDS encoding DNA cytosine methyltransferase, which translates to MKQLTKHEQFNLFKQLTIPLQTSYRAIDLFAGIGGIRLGFQQVFENQIEFVFASEIDKYARITYENNFGDIPHGDITKVDPQDIPAFDFLLAGFPCQPFSHAGLKKGFDDIRGTLFFDIAKIVEFHHPKVVFLENVKGFKNHDQGNTFAVVKKTLNEFGYKVFAEVLNAKDFGVPQNRERIYIIGFLNQDIDFTFPIGGSKDVKLGNILETKVDSKYTISDKLWEGHQRRKAEHQAKGNGFGYSLFNDESSYTSTISARYYKDGSEILIEQKNENPRKLTPREAGRLQGFPDEFKIIVSDVQAYKQFGNSVAVPVIEHLAISILNCLESD; encoded by the coding sequence ATGAAGCAATTAACAAAGCATGAGCAATTTAATTTGTTCAAACAACTTACAATACCTTTGCAAACCTCATACAGAGCAATAGACTTGTTCGCAGGCATAGGTGGCATAAGGTTAGGTTTTCAGCAAGTATTTGAGAATCAAATAGAATTTGTTTTTGCTTCTGAAATTGATAAATACGCTCGAATAACTTACGAAAATAACTTTGGTGATATCCCTCATGGTGATATTACTAAAGTTGATCCTCAAGACATCCCAGCATTTGATTTTTTATTAGCTGGTTTTCCTTGTCAACCTTTTTCCCACGCAGGACTGAAGAAAGGGTTTGATGATATAAGAGGTACTTTATTTTTTGATATTGCAAAAATTGTAGAGTTTCATCATCCAAAAGTTGTTTTTCTTGAAAACGTCAAAGGGTTTAAAAACCATGACCAAGGAAATACATTTGCTGTTGTTAAAAAGACTCTCAATGAGTTTGGATATAAGGTGTTTGCTGAAGTCTTAAATGCAAAAGATTTTGGTGTGCCTCAAAACAGAGAAAGGATTTATATTATTGGTTTTCTCAATCAAGATATTGATTTTACATTTCCTATTGGAGGTAGTAAAGATGTCAAATTAGGCAATATTTTGGAAACTAAAGTTGATAGTAAATATACTATTTCTGATAAATTATGGGAAGGACATCAAAGAAGAAAAGCTGAACATCAAGCAAAAGGTAATGGATTTGGATATTCTTTGTTTAATGATGAATCATCTTATACCAGTACAATTAGTGCTAGATATTACAAAGATGGTTCTGAAATCTTAATTGAACAAAAAAATGAAAATCCACGAAAACTAACACCTAGAGAAGCTGGGAGACTTCAAGGATTTCCTGATGAATTTAAAATTATTGTTAGTGATGTACAGGCATATAAACAATTTGGGAATAGTGTAGCTGTTCCTGTTATTGAACATTTAGCAATTAGCATACTAAATTGCTTAGAATCAGATTAG
- the trpC gene encoding indole-3-glycerol phosphate synthase TrpC, translating into MQVRRQSETARNKGYAISALTDAPQNILEKIVWQKEREVAQMYVNASLDVVKSQVANVQPPRDFYGRLENSRTKPALIAEVKKASPSKGVFREDFDPQAIARAYEIGGASCLSVLTDSEFFQGGFQNLQLVRQVVDLPLLCKEFIIDPYQIYWGRSHGADAVLLIAAILTDAELTELQALIHQLGMAALVEVHTQAELDRVLQIPDVRLIGINNRNLENFVVELEQTKVLMDRLDPETRNKYLWVSESGIYTRQDLDFVQSCGASAVLVGESLIKQENIEEAVNNLLKQS; encoded by the coding sequence ATGCAAGTACGTCGCCAATCTGAAACCGCTAGAAACAAAGGCTATGCGATCTCCGCGCTCACTGATGCGCCTCAAAATATCCTAGAAAAAATTGTCTGGCAGAAAGAGCGTGAGGTTGCCCAGATGTATGTCAATGCATCCCTAGATGTTGTGAAATCTCAAGTTGCGAATGTTCAGCCCCCGCGAGATTTTTATGGCAGATTAGAAAATTCACGCACCAAACCAGCATTGATTGCTGAAGTTAAAAAAGCCTCTCCTAGCAAAGGTGTCTTTCGTGAAGATTTTGATCCTCAAGCGATCGCTAGAGCCTACGAAATTGGTGGCGCAAGTTGTCTCTCAGTATTAACAGACTCAGAATTTTTTCAAGGTGGATTCCAGAATCTGCAATTAGTCCGCCAAGTCGTTGATTTACCTTTACTTTGCAAAGAATTTATTATTGACCCCTATCAAATCTATTGGGGGCGATCGCATGGCGCGGATGCCGTCCTATTAATAGCTGCAATTCTCACTGATGCCGAGTTAACCGAATTGCAAGCATTGATTCACCAATTAGGGATGGCGGCTCTAGTTGAAGTGCATACGCAAGCGGAATTAGATCGGGTTTTACAAATTCCTGATGTGCGCTTAATCGGAATTAACAACCGCAATCTAGAAAACTTTGTGGTCGAGCTTGAGCAGACCAAAGTTTTGATGGATAGACTAGATCCAGAAACTAGAAATAAGTATCTCTGGGTCAGTGAATCTGGTATTTATACTCGTCAAGATTTAGATTTTGTTCAAAGTTGTGGTGCAAGTGCTGTATTGGTAGGTGAATCTTTAATTAAGCAAGAAAATATTGAAGAGGCTGTTAATAACTTGCTAAAACAATCTTAA
- a CDS encoding CHASE2 domain-containing protein has translation MKIPSALVNFGAFCKRNHQQLVAGLITFSLSLGILGSRESGAFREIELWVYDSLMRSQLHEPQDRRVVIVEISEADIQDFSKLYGERWPISDRLFAKLINQIAVAKPAAIGIDKYLDLPVLVGRDELVAAIKNAGNVVNAKFIATVAGRSGVDPAKDLEQISTHGYVNLPTDKGALVRRASIVGDSGSFAFEIANLYLQKLHNKSIEFNPEAIQFKAGKQIIPRLTTNYGAYRKEDDSGYQMMIRYRGKVRAFKHIRATDVLEGRVAPEKLRDRAVLIGVTAESTKDSFPTPVNVDGEVMYGVEIHANIASQLISSTLDDRRFIQVWSNELENIWILCWAIAGGAMAAFIAHAGKNIGLLIIFAGGLVWVSYFAFGQALWIPLFPALLGLISANVLVMAYQLAIQQSERKVLMGLFSRHVSKELADIIWSNREKFLQEGRITGQEVYVTVLFTDMRNFSTAAEAQAPGETLNWLNNYLGTIANEVLAYGGMVDKYIGDAVMAVFGVPIPHSNEVERTRDAQSAVAASLAIARKLAEMNDIWVAQGLPPVSTGIGINSGLVIAGSLGSSERLEYSVLGDAVNVASRLESFNKEVDGGPHHILISEETHRRLDNNFQTEFVGKFALKGKTQETGIYRVLDIHKKNNQLSPTGLTENK, from the coding sequence ATGAAAATACCTTCTGCTTTGGTTAATTTCGGAGCGTTCTGTAAACGCAATCATCAGCAATTAGTCGCTGGATTGATTACTTTTTCGTTGTCCTTAGGGATCTTGGGATCAAGGGAAAGTGGAGCTTTTAGGGAAATTGAGCTTTGGGTCTATGACAGTTTGATGCGATCTCAACTCCATGAACCTCAAGATCGTCGTGTGGTCATTGTCGAAATTTCAGAAGCGGATATTCAAGACTTTTCTAAGCTATATGGTGAGCGATGGCCGATTTCAGATCGCTTATTTGCCAAACTGATTAATCAAATTGCCGTAGCCAAACCCGCCGCGATCGGCATTGATAAATATCTAGATTTACCTGTATTAGTAGGTCGTGATGAGTTAGTTGCCGCAATTAAGAATGCAGGAAATGTGGTCAACGCTAAATTTATTGCCACGGTAGCAGGTAGAAGCGGTGTTGATCCTGCAAAAGATCTCGAACAAATTAGCACCCATGGCTATGTAAACTTACCTACGGACAAAGGGGCGCTTGTGAGGCGGGCTTCAATAGTCGGGGATTCAGGTTCTTTTGCCTTTGAAATTGCCAATTTATATTTACAAAAATTACACAACAAAAGCATTGAATTTAATCCCGAAGCAATTCAGTTTAAGGCTGGAAAACAAATTATTCCCAGATTAACGACAAATTATGGGGCATATCGCAAAGAGGATGATAGTGGATATCAAATGATGATTCGCTATCGAGGAAAGGTACGAGCTTTCAAGCATATTCGCGCAACTGACGTACTTGAGGGACGTGTTGCTCCTGAAAAACTACGCGATCGCGCTGTTCTAATTGGTGTAACTGCCGAAAGTACTAAAGACAGCTTTCCTACACCTGTCAATGTTGATGGTGAGGTGATGTATGGAGTCGAAATCCATGCAAATATTGCCAGCCAGTTGATTAGTAGTACTTTAGACGATCGCCGTTTTATTCAAGTATGGTCAAATGAACTCGAAAATATCTGGATTTTATGTTGGGCGATCGCTGGTGGTGCGATGGCAGCATTTATTGCCCATGCTGGTAAAAATATTGGACTTTTAATTATTTTCGCTGGGGGCTTAGTTTGGGTTAGCTATTTTGCTTTTGGTCAGGCTTTGTGGATTCCCTTATTCCCTGCCCTATTAGGTTTAATTTCGGCGAATGTACTTGTGATGGCTTATCAGCTTGCGATTCAACAATCAGAACGCAAAGTGTTGATGGGATTGTTTTCGCGACATGTCTCTAAGGAGTTAGCCGATATTATTTGGTCAAACCGCGAAAAATTTCTGCAAGAGGGACGGATCACTGGACAAGAGGTATATGTAACGGTCTTGTTTACAGATATGCGAAATTTTAGTACGGCGGCGGAGGCTCAGGCTCCTGGGGAGACCCTTAACTGGCTCAATAATTATTTGGGTACGATCGCAAACGAAGTTTTAGCCTATGGAGGGATGGTCGATAAGTATATTGGTGATGCGGTGATGGCAGTATTTGGTGTACCGATTCCCCATAGCAATGAAGTTGAGCGTACCCGTGATGCTCAATCTGCTGTTGCTGCGTCTTTAGCGATCGCCCGTAAATTAGCAGAAATGAATGATATATGGGTCGCCCAAGGATTACCTCCTGTCTCGACAGGAATTGGCATTAACTCTGGGCTAGTGATTGCAGGAAGTTTAGGAAGTTCGGAGCGCCTTGAATATTCTGTATTAGGAGATGCGGTTAACGTTGCGTCACGTCTAGAAAGCTTTAATAAAGAGGTTGATGGTGGGCCCCATCACATCTTAATTAGTGAAGAAACACATCGGCGCTTAGATAATAATTTTCAGACTGAGTTTGTAGGTAAATTTGCTCTCAAAGGAAAAACCCAAGAAACAGGAATTTATCGCGTGTTGGATATCCACAAGAAAAACAATCAACTTAGTCCCACAGGCTTGACTGAAAATAAATAA
- a CDS encoding type I glyceraldehyde-3-phosphate dehydrogenase, whose amino-acid sequence MTIRVAINGFGRIGRNFLRCWAGRSETNIELVGLNDTSDPRTNAHLLKYDSMLGKFAGEVSADDTTITVNGKTIKTVSDRNPDNLPWKDWGIDLVIESTGVFIDKVGAGRHIGAGAKKVLITAPGKNEDGTFVVGVNEDKYNHDIHHIISNASCTTNCLAPVAKVILENFGIVKGVMTTTHSYTGDQRLLDASHRDLRRARAAALSIVPTSTGAAKAVALVLPELAGKLNGIALRVPTPNVSVVDFVVEVEKHTIAQEVNEAFRVAAEGPMKGILEYNELPLVSIDYRGVDASSIVDSSLTMVMGGNMVKVVAWYDNEWGYSQRVVDLAEVVAKNWK is encoded by the coding sequence GTGACTATCAGGGTAGCGATTAATGGATTTGGACGCATCGGACGTAACTTTCTCAGATGTTGGGCTGGTCGCTCAGAAACAAACATAGAATTAGTTGGACTTAACGATACATCCGATCCCAGAACTAACGCTCACTTGCTCAAATACGACTCCATGCTCGGCAAATTTGCTGGCGAAGTTAGTGCTGATGACACCACAATTACTGTCAATGGCAAAACCATCAAAACAGTCTCCGATCGCAATCCTGACAACCTCCCTTGGAAAGATTGGGGTATTGATCTCGTTATTGAATCTACAGGCGTATTCATTGACAAGGTTGGTGCTGGTAGACATATTGGCGCAGGCGCTAAGAAGGTTTTGATTACAGCTCCTGGCAAAAATGAAGATGGGACATTTGTAGTTGGTGTAAACGAAGATAAGTACAATCACGACATTCATCACATCATCAGTAATGCTAGCTGCACCACCAACTGCTTAGCACCTGTAGCTAAAGTCATTCTAGAGAACTTCGGTATTGTTAAGGGCGTGATGACGACTACCCACAGCTACACTGGTGACCAACGTTTGCTAGATGCTAGCCACCGTGATCTTCGTCGTGCAAGAGCCGCAGCTTTGAGCATTGTGCCAACATCAACTGGTGCAGCTAAGGCAGTTGCTCTTGTACTACCTGAACTAGCTGGCAAACTGAATGGGATTGCTTTGCGTGTACCAACTCCTAACGTCTCGGTTGTAGACTTTGTGGTAGAAGTCGAAAAGCACACGATCGCTCAAGAAGTGAACGAAGCATTCCGCGTTGCTGCTGAAGGCCCAATGAAGGGCATTTTGGAATACAACGAATTGCCTCTTGTATCCATTGACTATCGCGGTGTTGATGCATCTTCGATTGTTGACTCCTCTCTGACCATGGTTATGGGCGGCAACATGGTAAAAGTTGTCGCATGGTATGACAACGAGTGGGGCTATAGCCAACGTGTTGTTGATTTAGCCGAAGTTGTAGCTAAGAACTGGAAATAA
- the lnt gene encoding apolipoprotein N-acyltransferase has protein sequence MRNLRNILFAAFGGVMMGLTPDPFSQWWLAWIALIPLWMLSQRLKVKDAIAMGAMWGFCYHGMALFWITSVHPMEWMGVPWWTSFWIATLVWLLITAWGAVLSGLWAGGMSLFTQNLNVTSRVIIACAMFSGLEIVWSWGPLYWTALGYTQSPHDLLLLQISRISGQQTMTSAIVTINGLFAEILLQRTWADKRRCVIAAIALLIAIAGYGAWEMQGDRMASSNGQAIKAGIIQGNFPNALTVKPKGWEIAVNNYTKGYEKLAQSGAEMIVTPETAISFLYPNYDPRREPFDRAVEKYRVPVWLGGFGTTRNPNAEDPNNYTNSLFLIDGSGKILSQYDKVRLVPVGEYIPFKPILGNLIRRLSPLRGEVDAGSSEQLVDTPWGRFIVAICYESAYPATFRFQTAAGGKLILSASNNAHFASYMSAQHHAQDVARAIESDRWAVRATNTGYSGFVDPNGRTIWLSDVNTYETHLETVYLRDTKTLYVLWGDWLTPLLCVISITIYGKHRFTN, from the coding sequence ATGCGAAATTTACGCAATATCCTATTTGCCGCTTTTGGTGGTGTGATGATGGGACTCACCCCAGATCCATTTAGTCAATGGTGGCTAGCATGGATCGCGTTGATTCCCCTTTGGATGCTTTCTCAAAGGTTAAAAGTCAAAGATGCGATCGCTATGGGAGCGATGTGGGGATTTTGCTATCATGGAATGGCTCTGTTTTGGATTACGAGTGTGCATCCGATGGAATGGATGGGTGTACCTTGGTGGACGAGTTTTTGGATTGCCACATTGGTTTGGTTGCTGATTACAGCTTGGGGAGCGGTATTATCGGGATTATGGGCTGGGGGAATGTCTCTCTTTACGCAGAATCTCAATGTAACTAGTCGGGTAATTATTGCCTGTGCGATGTTTAGTGGATTAGAAATTGTGTGGAGTTGGGGTCCACTTTATTGGACAGCACTGGGTTACACCCAAAGCCCCCATGATTTGCTGCTGTTACAAATTAGTCGGATTTCTGGACAACAGACTATGACTTCAGCGATCGTGACAATTAATGGATTATTTGCGGAAATTCTCTTGCAGAGAACTTGGGCAGATAAACGGCGCTGTGTGATCGCAGCCATTGCTCTCTTGATTGCGATCGCGGGTTATGGTGCATGGGAAATGCAAGGCGATCGCATGGCAAGCAGTAATGGACAAGCGATCAAAGCAGGGATTATTCAAGGCAACTTCCCAAATGCTCTGACTGTAAAGCCGAAAGGATGGGAAATTGCGGTTAACAACTATACCAAAGGCTATGAAAAACTAGCTCAGTCAGGAGCAGAAATGATAGTCACCCCTGAAACTGCGATTTCTTTTCTTTATCCTAATTACGATCCTCGTCGAGAACCCTTTGATCGCGCGGTGGAGAAATATCGAGTTCCAGTATGGCTAGGCGGATTTGGTACAACTCGTAATCCCAATGCGGAAGACCCAAATAATTATACAAATAGTCTGTTTCTGATTGATGGTTCTGGCAAGATTCTCAGTCAATACGATAAAGTTCGGCTTGTGCCAGTGGGTGAATATATTCCCTTTAAACCAATTTTAGGAAATCTAATTAGGCGCTTATCGCCATTGCGGGGTGAAGTGGATGCAGGCTCTAGTGAACAATTAGTCGATACACCTTGGGGACGCTTCATTGTAGCGATTTGCTATGAATCTGCCTATCCTGCTACTTTCCGTTTCCAAACTGCCGCAGGTGGCAAATTAATTCTCTCTGCTTCCAATAATGCTCATTTTGCCTCCTATATGTCGGCACAACATCATGCTCAAGATGTGGCTAGAGCGATCGAAAGCGATCGCTGGGCAGTGAGAGCAACTAATACGGGCTATTCGGGCTTTGTCGATCCCAATGGGCGCACGATTTGGCTATCTGATGTAAATACCTATGAAACGCATTTGGAAACAGTTTATTTAAGAGATACTAAAACTCTATACGTCCTATGGGGTGATTGGTTGACT